Part of the Clostridiales bacterium genome is shown below.
TGAGAATGTCTTTCTGGAATAGGTTTCTACCCCCACATCGATAAGCAGGGGCCTGTTATCCCGATACAGCGTTATGCTTCCTGTATCATTATGATTGTGGCTGTCATTATTGCAGCCGGCTTTTACGGCCAGACAGAACTTATCGTCTCTTGCAATCATAAGGCCCGCACTCTCATACCAGATGTCGGGCTTCACTGGTGATTTGGAAGTGTCATAAGATGCAATTTCCTCCTCGTTGAATATACCCTGCAGGCGGTAGAACAGGTTACATGCCATCGGCTGAAGCCGTGCTGAATCCAGCTTATGGTCCATCGCTGCCCAGCTCATCATATCTTCATTTCCCGTACGCTTTGCAAAGAGGAATTCCCTTACTCCCGCCCGTCCGGCTATGGGTGAACAGTCCGCAAAATTGATATAGTATCGATCGTCTACGTGGACATTCATGATGTACGAGGCGATGTTCTTGATCTTATTTTTCTGATATACATTAAGGAATGCATCATCCATCACGGCATCCAAAACTTCAATGGCATTAAACAGGCAAAGGCCAGCTGCACGGTAATAGCCGGCTCCTTCATCGCAGCATCCATCCTCCCCATACCCGTCAACAAAATAATCAAGGCCTCTGCATGCCTGCAGAATCACCTCATGTATATCATTATCCGTAATGTTCTCCCTGCTTGTCAGCGCAATCAGCACGTTCTGGGTAATCCACGGGGTCCAATTGTTTACACGTCCCCATCCCCCCATCCAGCCAAAGCGGTTTCTCAGGTAAGGCGTAAGGATGCGGTCTGTGATTTCCCTATCGATCCTTTTGGTGATAAACGGGCAGATCTCATCCAGTTCCTCTTTCAGCAGATATTCCGCCATGGCCAGCTGAGCGCCCGTCTCGGCAGCAAACAAATCAAGTATCGGATCGGTACTGTCCGGCAGGCAGTAATGCTGCGACCACATATAGCAATTATGAGCCGGAATCTGCCAGCCGCTCTCTTCACAAATTGCCATAAGCCCGTTCACGATATCGTCAAGAAACCTTCCCCCGCCTTCTGCACATTCCGCCAGTATCAGCGTATTCAATATTCTTCTCCGGTTAAAATATAGTGCTTCATAGTTGGAACGGTTCCCTGTCCGGCAAAACTCCATGTACTTTGTGGCAGGAAGCACAGGATAAGCATAATTGATGTATTTTTCTCCCCCCTGAATGATTTCCTGCCTGAAATCATCCGGAAGGCTCCCCCAGCACTTTCTGTCCGATTCTGGTGCATATGGCGCAAACTTCTTAAAACCCTTCCGATATGAGCTCGCAATCTCAACAAACAATTACAATTCCCCCTTTTATATCGATCCCCTATATAATTATGTAATTTCCCCCTACTTCCCATGTGCCCGTCTTCGACCAGGCACAGTAAAATGCCAGTATCTTACATAAAGTCAAAAACCTTTATTATCAATAAATTATTTTCTTAAAAATTCTTTAGATGCGAAATCCTTGACTTTTGCCTGCAAGTTTGTTGCTGAATTTAGAATCTCTCCCGTAAGATTTACGATATTCAGATGGCGTCATGCCCATCTCTTTTTTAAAAATCCTGGAAAAGTATTGTGGATCTTGGTATCCTACCCCTGAAGATATCTCAGATATCGCTATATCTGTTTCTTTCAGCAGATTGCATGCCCTATCCAATCTGACATCCGTAATATATTTCGTTAAAGTTATGCCTTTTTCTTTCCTGAATAAGTTTGAATAATAATTTGCCGATATAAGAAATTTTTTTGCAAGTCCGTTTACCGTAATATTTTTATCGATATGTCCCAAGATATACTTTTCAGTTTTATTTATGATATTTCCTGTACAGGTTACATACCTTCCTATAATGTCCGTAATTTTTAATATCTTATCATAAATATCTTCCACTAATTCGTTTAAATCATCATAGCAGCAGATTTTATCCCCATTTAGCATGTTATAAGGTATAAACCTTTTTAACTCAATATTATTTTTGTGGCATTTTGTAACAAGGATGTCAATACATTTTGAATACATGATGTTTATATACTGCAGGTTATTGCTGTTATCCTTAATGAAAATGCTCCTCAGCAAAATCTTGATATTTTTAAGATCGCCTTTATCTATAAGATTCTGGAGCATTTTAAGTTTATAATCATTATGCAAACAGTTTTTACTGCTCATAAAATCGCGTAAGTATCTGTAAATGCAGTTATTGCCTGAGAACAGCCTGTGAGATAGGGCATACTTTGCATCCTCATATATCATGGAAGTAATACCGCTGCTCACTCTGCTTATCGACATTGTAGAAGGGATATGCAATTTCTCTACAATTTCATAAAAAACAGTATTTGTATATTCATTGATATCATTCTCTAATATAAATTTGTCT
Proteins encoded:
- a CDS encoding heparinase II/III family protein, with the translated sequence MFVEIASSYRKGFKKFAPYAPESDRKCWGSLPDDFRQEIIQGGEKYINYAYPVLPATKYMEFCRTGNRSNYEALYFNRRRILNTLILAECAEGGGRFLDDIVNGLMAICEESGWQIPAHNCYMWSQHYCLPDSTDPILDLFAAETGAQLAMAEYLLKEELDEICPFITKRIDREITDRILTPYLRNRFGWMGGWGRVNNWTPWITQNVLIALTSRENITDNDIHEVILQACRGLDYFVDGYGEDGCCDEGAGYYRAAGLCLFNAIEVLDAVMDDAFLNVYQKNKIKNIASYIMNVHVDDRYYINFADCSPIAGRAGVREFLFAKRTGNEDMMSWAAMDHKLDSARLQPMACNLFYRLQGIFNEEEIASYDTSKSPVKPDIWYESAGLMIARDDKFCLAVKAGCNNDSHNHNDTGSITLYRDNRPLLIDVGVETYSRKTFSPQRYEIWTMQSCYHNVLTFNDAVQLPGAEHKAEVSDVNFSDSCVSITMELAKAYPAGTVQSYLRKVEFVKGQRITVTDTFTPQIKGTYLTLMTLRKTEWKDGVLFIEGGGQIIFSGAGKAKTEEIILTDAKLKREWGDKIYRTCFYPDGCQFSFSIY
- a CDS encoding response regulator; its protein translation is MYKLLVADDEKGTRKGIITKLNEIGLNFGAVMEAEDGKEAFAIIKAWKPDVVIADIEIPYMDGIGLLKRTRNDFPYIKFIMISKYAGFEHVQEAINSGAEGYILKPVTLANIKEILNRVIEELNGEKRALQAESAASKLKRVNENLRFERKVNEIFYNPVIMAAEMAGNSIGNINDGGDGYCVLAILNLNTKVNESTSFDNIKTKVKMFLKEKAGNYKARVIDNLIEPRQIFIIMFGQDKFILENDINEYTNTVFYEIVEKLHIPSTMSISRVSSGITSMIYEDAKYALSHRLFSGNNCIYRYLRDFMSSKNCLHNDYKLKMLQNLIDKGDLKNIKILLRSIFIKDNSNNLQYINIMYSKCIDILVTKCHKNNIELKRFIPYNMLNGDKICCYDDLNELVEDIYDKILKITDIIGRYVTCTGNIINKTEKYILGHIDKNITVNGLAKKFLISANYYSNLFRKEKGITLTKYITDVRLDRACNLLKETDIAISEISSGVGYQDPQYFSRIFKKEMGMTPSEYRKSYGRDSKFSNKLAGKSQGFRI